The following proteins are encoded in a genomic region of Natrarchaeobius halalkaliphilus:
- a CDS encoding universal stress protein: MYHDVLIPTDGSDGTRRSIVHGLTIAERFDATVHALSVVPEGPLGTLESEEATPAAHRAVDHVAATAKRSGLEAVTAVDHGVPHEEILSYADEHGIDMIVMGTQGRTGLDRVLVGSVTERVVRMADVPIVTVRLTDDRRIETSEEAEAIARESLEESVTDSGDEAKTRDSYRISATWYVEFGTSSGPIQVQVDAVSGETRRSNVDE; this comes from the coding sequence ATGTACCACGACGTTCTCATTCCGACGGACGGGAGCGACGGCACTCGACGGTCGATCGTTCACGGGCTGACGATCGCAGAGCGGTTCGATGCGACGGTTCACGCGCTGTCGGTCGTTCCCGAGGGACCACTCGGAACGCTCGAGAGCGAAGAAGCGACACCAGCAGCCCACCGTGCGGTCGATCACGTCGCCGCGACAGCAAAACGCTCGGGGCTCGAAGCAGTTACTGCCGTAGATCACGGTGTTCCCCACGAGGAGATACTCTCGTATGCGGACGAACACGGGATCGACATGATCGTCATGGGAACTCAGGGTCGGACCGGGCTCGATCGCGTGCTGGTCGGGAGCGTGACGGAGCGCGTCGTTCGGATGGCCGACGTACCGATCGTGACCGTCCGGTTGACCGACGACCGACGGATCGAAACCTCGGAAGAAGCCGAAGCGATCGCGCGCGAGTCACTCGAAGAATCGGTGACCGATTCCGGCGACGAAGCCAAAACGCGGGACAGCTATCGTATCAGCGCGACCTGGTACGTCGAGTTCGGGACTTCATCCGGTCCCATCCAGGTTCAGGTCGACGCCGTCTCGGGCGAAACGAGGCGCTCGAACGTCGACGAGTGA